A stretch of the bacterium genome encodes the following:
- a CDS encoding segregation/condensation protein A translates to MQTVSYTVALDNFEGPLDLLLHLIERRELPVTDVSISQVTGDYIAYVSALEKADTRELSWFLDLGTRLLSHKTKALGMVAEDGEEDDAADSLEGLTEQLRQLQIMRRAARWVGARSNRYIERPESHSFWRSLPPDNVSLQDLVRMHEAVRGRQQPKPVSKHTVKITRIDINHTIKGMIQRISARSGVLQAVRHSSKRQTVAHVLALLELVRRDVWELIDIKGEAHVQPKAS, encoded by the coding sequence ATGCAGACTGTTTCTTATACTGTAGCGCTCGATAATTTCGAAGGGCCGCTTGACCTCTTGCTTCATTTGATAGAGCGACGAGAGTTGCCCGTCACCGACGTGTCGATTAGTCAGGTGACAGGTGATTATATTGCGTACGTATCGGCGCTCGAGAAGGCTGATACGCGTGAGTTGAGTTGGTTTCTCGACCTTGGTACTCGCTTGCTGTCGCATAAGACCAAAGCACTTGGTATGGTGGCAGAGGATGGCGAAGAAGACGATGCAGCCGATTCACTCGAAGGCTTAACCGAACAGCTGCGACAGCTGCAAATTATGAGGCGGGCAGCTCGGTGGGTGGGAGCGCGTAGTAATCGGTATATTGAGCGCCCAGAATCTCATTCCTTCTGGCGCAGCCTGCCGCCGGATAATGTTAGTTTGCAGGACTTGGTGCGCATGCACGAAGCAGTACGGGGGCGGCAACAGCCAAAGCCAGTCTCGAAGCACACAGTTAAAATCACACGCATCGATATCAATCACACGATCAAGGGAATGATCCAGCGTATATCCGCTCGGTCTGGTGTACTACAGGCGGTGCGTCATTCGAGCAAACGCCAAACGGTGGCACACGTGCTGGCTCTCTTGGAGCTAGTGCGGCGTGATGTGTGGGAGCTCATCGATATCAAAGGAGAAGCACATGTCCAGCCAAAAGCCAGCTAG
- a CDS encoding glycosyltransferase produces MRTICIIPAFNEAGRIERVLAVATRCTMIDLVLVANNGSTDDTRERAECFGVEVIDCPERGKGNAITYVMAQRVASDDVVLLLDADLVGLCEEHIVALLAPVVHGGYVQAAGVCDTTFKRLHWRWHVGLSGERAFRASLLWEVCEIDYQGWALEAALNAICRWSLLRNKRQIAKVLMRGVRSIDKLDKYPTRRSAYIAKRAVFKEWLLGTARFILPVRFKPWLS; encoded by the coding sequence GTGCGTACCATTTGTATTATCCCTGCCTTCAACGAGGCAGGACGCATTGAGCGAGTATTGGCAGTTGCTACGCGCTGTACCATGATCGATCTCGTACTGGTTGCAAATAACGGCTCTACTGACGACACGCGCGAGCGTGCTGAGTGCTTTGGGGTTGAAGTGATTGATTGCCCCGAGCGCGGCAAGGGAAATGCCATTACATACGTAATGGCGCAGCGAGTTGCAAGTGACGACGTAGTTCTGCTGCTCGACGCAGATCTGGTGGGTTTGTGCGAGGAGCACATCGTAGCCTTGCTTGCCCCTGTAGTTCATGGAGGGTATGTACAAGCAGCTGGGGTTTGCGACACAACGTTCAAGCGGCTCCACTGGCGCTGGCATGTCGGTCTCTCTGGCGAACGTGCTTTTCGAGCCTCTTTGCTTTGGGAGGTGTGCGAGATTGATTACCAAGGCTGGGCCTTAGAGGCGGCGCTGAATGCCATTTGTCGCTGGAGCCTACTGCGTAATAAGCGGCAAATCGCAAAAGTCTTGATGCGCGGCGTGAGATCTATTGATAAGCTCGATAAGTACCCGACACGTCGATCTGCCTACATAGCCAAGCGCGCAGTCTTCAAGGAATGGCTGCTTGGAACCGCTCGGTTCATCTTGCCGGTGCGCTTCAAGCCCTGGCTTAGCTGA
- a CDS encoding rRNA pseudouridine synthase, protein MRINKWLVQRGVAPARRKADELIIAGRVSIDGVKVKLGDQVRESSTVLLDGIEIVGGTRTRRLIAYHKPVGEICSHAHQGQSRTIFDTLPEEYAGFKIIGRLDKDSQGLILLTNDGGLAQQYTHPSQVKAKRYEVTLSRQLTAAELQRLKRGVDVAGALWRLPEVTHRQTNDYIVVLHEGKNRQIRRCFASLGIEVLELKRTRIAEYSLKDLKPGVWREERINV, encoded by the coding sequence GTGCGGATCAATAAGTGGTTGGTGCAGCGGGGGGTCGCACCGGCTCGTCGTAAGGCAGACGAACTGATCATTGCAGGCCGCGTGAGTATTGACGGAGTGAAGGTCAAGCTCGGTGATCAAGTCCGGGAGTCGAGTACGGTTTTGCTCGACGGGATAGAGATAGTAGGCGGCACACGGACGAGGCGCCTAATCGCATATCATAAGCCAGTCGGTGAGATCTGTAGTCATGCTCATCAAGGTCAGTCGAGGACAATATTTGATACGCTCCCTGAGGAGTACGCGGGGTTTAAGATTATTGGCCGCCTCGACAAAGACAGTCAAGGACTGATATTGCTTACCAATGATGGTGGCCTAGCTCAGCAGTATACACACCCGAGTCAGGTCAAAGCTAAACGCTATGAAGTAACATTGAGTCGTCAGTTGACTGCCGCTGAACTTCAGCGGCTAAAACGAGGGGTTGATGTAGCGGGGGCGCTGTGGCGATTACCGGAAGTTACTCATCGGCAGACCAATGATTATATTGTTGTCCTGCATGAAGGCAAAAACCGTCAAATACGCCGTTGTTTTGCATCACTTGGTATAGAAGTGCTCGAGCTGAAGCGAACACGCATTGCGGAATATTCACTCAAGGATTTGAAGCCTGGCGTCTGGCGCGAGGAGCGTATCAATGTTTGA
- the der gene encoding ribosome biogenesis GTPase Der produces MKTTSLPELVLIGLPNVGKSSIVNRLLGRRQAIVHDQAHTTRDTSAHEVDLDGVRFMLRDSAGHVAKGDDSIQTAAMTQLDVALESASVIAMVVDASQPVSDEERRLAARAHKLQKPLILLANQIDKQSANLDTYQALGIKQVFAVSAIHNIGFDAVSDYLRSVLPRSREMALSDQPSVSIAIIGRPNVGKSSLLNQLAGRQAAIVSEQAGTTRDSLEITRKVGDQMWRFVDTAGIRRPGKVAKGVEKYSLKRAEQAIDQADICLLLLDVEELVTGQDQRLAGLIQEAGRGLILAVNKIDLLERTEAELKRIDRVLRHEFEFIPWAPYVLISAETGLHIKQLEAQIASIASRLDTKIPTKELNAFLQKVVAKQPPSTGSNQHARLNYVVQTASLPLTLTIFGTKPDQIHFSYKRYIENSLRAHYDLAGIPLKIIFESKYKQDREAARE; encoded by the coding sequence ATGAAAACAACTTCACTCCCAGAACTTGTGTTGATCGGGCTGCCAAATGTTGGCAAGTCGAGCATCGTCAATCGATTGCTCGGTCGCCGCCAAGCAATCGTCCACGATCAAGCTCACACTACTCGAGATACTTCGGCACACGAGGTGGATCTTGATGGGGTGCGTTTTATGTTGCGCGATAGCGCTGGGCATGTCGCCAAGGGAGATGATAGTATCCAAACTGCTGCTATGACTCAGCTCGATGTAGCTCTCGAGTCGGCTTCGGTGATCGCCATGGTGGTGGATGCGAGCCAGCCCGTATCTGATGAAGAGCGCAGGTTGGCAGCTCGCGCCCATAAGCTCCAGAAGCCACTAATTCTCCTTGCGAATCAGATCGACAAGCAGTCCGCAAACTTAGACACCTATCAAGCGCTCGGTATTAAGCAAGTGTTTGCAGTGTCTGCGATTCATAATATCGGTTTTGATGCGGTATCGGATTATCTTCGCTCAGTGCTGCCGCGTTCGAGAGAGATGGCATTAAGTGATCAGCCGAGTGTGTCGATTGCAATCATTGGTCGCCCGAATGTAGGCAAATCAAGTCTGTTGAATCAGCTGGCTGGTCGTCAGGCTGCTATCGTAAGCGAGCAGGCCGGTACAACGCGCGATAGTCTTGAGATCACGCGTAAGGTCGGTGATCAGATGTGGCGGTTTGTGGATACAGCTGGTATTCGACGTCCAGGCAAGGTCGCAAAGGGGGTCGAGAAATATTCTCTGAAGCGAGCTGAGCAAGCCATAGATCAGGCGGATATCTGCCTCTTACTACTCGACGTTGAGGAGTTGGTAACCGGGCAAGATCAACGCTTAGCTGGACTTATTCAAGAGGCAGGCAGAGGACTGATATTGGCTGTAAATAAAATCGACTTGCTCGAACGCACGGAAGCAGAGCTGAAGCGCATTGATCGTGTGTTACGCCATGAATTTGAGTTTATTCCGTGGGCACCATATGTTTTGATATCGGCTGAAACGGGTCTGCACATCAAGCAGCTTGAAGCTCAGATCGCTTCGATCGCCAGCCGACTGGATACAAAGATTCCTACAAAAGAACTTAATGCATTTTTGCAAAAGGTAGTTGCGAAACAGCCACCCTCAACAGGCTCGAATCAACATGCTCGTTTGAATTATGTCGTGCAAACAGCTAGCCTGCCTCTGACACTGACGATCTTTGGTACCAAGCCTGATCAGATCCACTTCTCATACAAGCGCTATATCGAGAATAGTCTGCGAGCCCACTATGATTTGGCTGGCATCCCGCTTAAGATTATATTTGAGAGTAAATATAAGCAGGATCGCGAAGCAGCAAGGGAATAA
- the scpB gene encoding SMC-Scp complex subunit ScpB, with product MSSQKPASNVAQVSASLFVTSQPLTDAQLCEIAGIEQDQLRGILTVIEKQIAPLGLMLVHDDGGYMLAVDDTVRPAIQKYFARHAQPLSSAALEVLTIIAYHQPVTKASIDQARGVSSEASIKALLSRSLIRAQDAKSVEPKYVTTPQFLALVGIRDLKALPKVKGLKRADQ from the coding sequence ATGTCCAGCCAAAAGCCAGCTAGCAATGTCGCTCAGGTGTCTGCCAGCTTGTTTGTAACCTCGCAGCCCCTTACGGACGCACAATTGTGCGAGATCGCGGGGATCGAGCAGGATCAGCTGAGGGGGATACTCACTGTTATCGAGAAGCAGATTGCGCCACTTGGCCTTATGCTCGTGCATGACGATGGCGGATATATGCTCGCCGTAGACGACACAGTGCGACCTGCTATCCAAAAGTATTTCGCTCGTCATGCGCAGCCATTATCCTCCGCTGCCCTGGAAGTTTTGACCATCATTGCGTATCATCAGCCGGTTACGAAGGCGAGCATTGATCAAGCTCGCGGTGTGTCGAGCGAGGCGTCGATTAAGGCGCTGTTGAGCCGAAGCCTCATTCGTGCACAGGATGCAAAGTCTGTTGAGCCCAAATATGTGACCACGCCACAGTTTCTTGCGCTGGTCGGGATTAGGGACTTGAAAGCATTGCCAAAAGTGAAGGGTTTGAAACGTGCGGATCAATAA
- a CDS encoding D-alanyl-D-alanine carboxypeptidase, producing MFEWLARVALSVMLAAPSFGLPASMPDVQPQAEVAQKPLLAVQSLAPDSFAVGAKAALLMDLNSGKQLYSKNSDAALPMASLTKLMTGYVILKHHSLDDVVTVGPAVSTIDGDSQRLNIKEGEQFTLREMMKGLLIYSANDVAVTLASWDAGTEQAFVDKMNATAKELGMDKTQFANATGLDAEGHVSSAYDLSIIARIMLESEIVRATVKQASAVMHTTLGKTYAMTTTNQLLTQNSEVQGLKTGYTLKAGECLITYAVKGQRRALSVVLGSPDRFQESDSLIHLALDRLE from the coding sequence ATGTTTGAATGGCTGGCGCGCGTAGCACTGAGCGTCATGCTAGCGGCGCCTTCCTTTGGGTTACCAGCGTCTATGCCCGACGTGCAGCCTCAGGCGGAAGTGGCCCAGAAGCCATTACTGGCGGTGCAGTCGCTCGCACCGGATTCTTTTGCGGTTGGCGCGAAAGCAGCTCTTCTGATGGACTTGAATTCGGGCAAGCAGCTCTATAGCAAGAATAGTGACGCAGCATTGCCGATGGCGAGCTTGACCAAGCTTATGACAGGCTACGTTATCCTGAAACATCACAGTCTTGATGATGTGGTGACGGTCGGTCCGGCCGTGTCGACGATTGACGGGGATAGCCAGCGTCTGAATATCAAAGAGGGCGAACAGTTTACATTGCGCGAGATGATGAAGGGTCTGTTAATTTATTCAGCGAATGATGTTGCCGTGACACTTGCGAGCTGGGATGCGGGAACCGAGCAGGCTTTTGTAGATAAGATGAATGCGACCGCCAAAGAGCTTGGTATGGATAAAACGCAGTTCGCGAATGCCACGGGCCTCGACGCTGAAGGGCATGTTTCGAGCGCTTATGATCTATCGATTATTGCGCGCATCATGCTGGAGAGTGAAATTGTGCGCGCCACCGTGAAGCAGGCGAGTGCTGTAATGCACACTACCTTGGGTAAAACATATGCTATGACTACTACCAATCAACTATTGACTCAAAATAGCGAGGTGCAGGGGCTCAAGACGGGCTATACCTTGAAGGCTGGAGAATGCTTGATTACCTATGCGGTAAAAGGTCAGCGACGAGCACTCTCAGTTGTCCTAGGTAGCCCTGACCGTTTTCAAGAGAGCGATTCTCTGATACACTTAGCACTCGATAGGTTAGAGTAA
- a CDS encoding response regulator, with product MSKILLVEDDVNLRDIYFARFQSENYQLAVASNGEEALAMAVKEKPDLILLDVMMPRISGFDVLDILRSTPETAHTKVVMMTALSEQVDKERGKKLGVDEYLVKSQVTLEDVVATVKRFLGETATPAAPAAAPAQPAPPTQPPAA from the coding sequence ATGTCGAAGATTTTATTAGTAGAAGATGACGTCAATCTGCGCGACATTTACTTCGCGCGCTTTCAGTCGGAGAACTATCAGCTCGCAGTGGCTTCAAACGGTGAAGAGGCGCTGGCTATGGCAGTCAAAGAAAAGCCAGATCTTATCTTGCTTGATGTCATGATGCCGCGTATCTCGGGCTTTGATGTGCTCGACATTTTGCGCTCAACTCCAGAGACGGCGCATACCAAGGTCGTGATGATGACCGCACTGTCTGAGCAGGTCGACAAAGAGCGTGGCAAGAAGCTAGGCGTCGACGAATACCTCGTCAAAAGCCAAGTTACGCTCGAAGATGTGGTTGCCACTGTGAAGCGCTTTCTTGGTGAGACTGCTACGCCGGCAGCCCCGGCAGCAGCGCCAGCACAACCTGCTCCACCCACTCAACCACCAGCAGCGTAA
- a CDS encoding aminoacyl-tRNA hydrolase: MKQIIVGLGNPGRQYDGMRHNVGFAVVDELAEQAHVAWQDKPAWCAQVAAISDTLLVKPQTYMNDSGRAVRAVADYYKVDPEQVCIVVDDRDLDFGDMRFRRGIVTGAHHNGLRSVAKDYSHQVNRLRIGIGNDLLRHVDLQEFVLGRFSHEERAQMKAIIGRAIKELRGQYHIAMTA; encoded by the coding sequence ATGAAGCAGATTATTGTAGGATTAGGTAATCCGGGTCGACAATATGACGGTATGCGTCATAATGTCGGGTTTGCGGTCGTCGACGAGCTGGCTGAACAAGCCCACGTTGCCTGGCAAGATAAGCCAGCTTGGTGTGCACAGGTTGCGGCCATTTCTGATACCTTGCTCGTAAAGCCACAGACTTATATGAATGACTCCGGACGGGCTGTCCGAGCGGTGGCTGATTATTATAAGGTAGACCCAGAACAGGTGTGTATCGTGGTTGATGATCGCGATCTAGACTTTGGTGATATGCGATTTCGACGGGGGATTGTGACAGGAGCGCATCATAATGGTCTGCGCTCGGTCGCAAAAGATTATAGTCATCAGGTGAATCGACTGCGAATCGGCATCGGCAACGATCTCTTGCGCCATGTTGATCTACAGGAGTTTGTACTCGGCAGGTTCTCGCACGAAGAACGAGCTCAAATGAAGGCGATTATTGGTCGGGCGATCAAGGAATTGCGGGGCCAGTATCATATTGCCATGACGGCGTAA